aattatatgaaaaaatttatctttatatATTTCGTCGATTCTcttaattatttctttaaaaagCTTATTATTACATCAAAAAAGATAATATATTGAAAGAATTATCAAGTAAATAATGGAAAATTATCATGATAAGTAATTATAACactttttttgacatttttgtattagaaaacaaattaaatgttATGCTAACTATAGCATTTTTACTACTTTTTCTTGctaaatttaacatataaaataaCTCTCCATTGGGATGCTCTAATGAATGATGACATTTCATCACTGCTAAAAAGAACTGCCAAATAAACTGTAAAGCTGTTTAGAAAGTGATTTGTATATGCTGTGAATCTTGTGATAAATGAAATGTGAAATCAGACTGGACAAGATGAAGAACCAAAAGATTGTGATCAATCTTTTAAAATCCTTGTTTGATTTATTTACCACCATCACACAACTCCATGACTAAGTTAAAGCCTGCACATGGTAAGCGAAAACATGTGCTAGAAATCAAGATTCATGCACTCCATAAGATTTCAAGAATAGAGGAGGATAAGAAAAGAAGTTTAAGTTTCTTGAATTGCctgaataaatttaaagaatCTGTTTCAGTTGATACTTTGACAGAATTAAAAAGCAGAGCAATCAATCGGCGAAATAATCTTTTCGATGTGGCTTTTATTTGATGTTCTTGCTGCCATCAAGGGCCGaaataaacaaattcaagttcTTGTAAAATCACTTAAACTTGAAGTTAGAATGTAGTTTAAACTTGAAGTTTTGATGCATATGAAGCCGAAAAAGTACCAGACACATACACGCAATCATTTCAAACATGTGGATACTTCCTAGGCTTCACTGTGTATAAGCAAATGACGAAAAAGTGTATATTTTTAGTGTGATGTATACAATTTAAGTTTCTACGAGTTTTTTTTAGCGGAAGGTTTATACAAGTTCAAAGTCCATGCCTCATGCCTGAATTGACTTTTTCGGTATCTGTCTatgatttaaaaagttaagtttCATTCTCCTTACTAATAAAAAGCACAAAAATGCTAAGAcgataatcaaaataatatacaGTTCCAAGTGAACTTCCCCAAAAACTTCAAGTCCACTCTTGGCCTTGCAACTGCATTCGTATATACTATTTCGAGCCCCTTCAGAAGTGACATCTGGATCAAGAATAAAATCTAAAGTCATGGCAGCTTCTCCCGACGAGATGCATGTGGTTTTTGACTTGTACCCAGGCATTGAGGCCGTTACTGTGAACATTTTACACAACGATTAGAGCTAACTAGGGAAATAAAACTGTATATGAGATGGCAGAAGTACTACTTAAGAAACAGCTGAAGTACAACGAGCTTCTGTACCGGCACAATATTTCAAACTTATAACCAAAATGCAACACCCAAGCTAAATGGAATCTACATGCAATTTTAAACCTAAGGACATCATCAGGACTTCCGGAAATTCTTCAAGGAAACTAAAATCATATTTCCAGCATCAAAAAATCGTCTACTGCAAACTAGATGTCGGCAGCAACACAAACGTATAGGAGACTGCTCTGAATTAAGTGAAATTTGGTATGCCACTCGCACAAGTGAGCAAGCAGGCAAGTAAAATTATTGGAATCAGAAAACAAATATGCAGAAAAATACATTGTacatacatatatgataatgaATATGTAGACGTTTTAGCATATATGATGAGTAGCCTGTTGCTTCATATATAATAGTTTTCACTTCATAAGGGAGATCCCAATCCattttaattacttattttCTCATCCTTTAATTCTGTCAATGTCATGAATCTTAAGCTCTGTATTTGTGTCTCACCATCCAACTAAATAACTGGCACTCAATACAGGCTACTCATCAGCAGTATGATCTAATTTATCTTCCATGTTAACAACTTTCTAGATCCTCTAAACTGCTTCAAAATTCCAAGAAATACTAAGATCACATCACAAGAGAAGAAACCATAACTAATTATTAAAGCAAACTATAAAAATACCTTCATATCTTTCTCCGGGGGTAAGCAAGCGATGGTAATTACCTAATCCTCTGCCAGCTTTAACCTGTCAGTTAACAGTTAAGGAGCTGCTAAGAAATATGCTAGGAACAAAGCACTACATCAGCAGTCAGCGCACACAACTTTCTCATGTAAAAGAGGATCATGTCCGGGAGAAAAGACGCATTTTAGAAACTATACACAGAATTGAATTTAATATTCCATCCATGTGCAGTGCActgaataataaatataataagaaaaCAGGTCAAGTGTAATAATGTCATTTATCATGTCAATGTCACAACAATACCAAGAGAGAGAAGaatcaattcaaatatataaaccTATTCCCTATAGAATGCTATACAAGATAGTCAATTTCTATAATTACATATGAACAGTCCTATCAAAATAAGAGCCCATGTAACATACCGTATAATTTATTCCCTTTATTATGATAGAGCCTGGTAGTGGCCTCCCTCTATCAGATGAAAAGAGACGTCCATGTATTCCTGTCTTCAAGAACATAAGTTGCATAGATAAATGATGTTAGATATTCTCTAATGAACATCAATGAAAATCTTTGCAAGTATAAGTTGTATAAATAATGAGCCGAACCTTCCCAAAAATCAACCATGTAGAAATATATTTTGGCAGGCAAGTTATAGAAATAAATCTCAGCTCTCATTAATAATCTAAAACTATACCTTCTTTcgcaaaacaataaaatttgtGATAAGAGAAGGGTAGCATGAGTTAGTAATAGTCTCACAAGTGATCTAAATCTATGGAAAGAAAAGCAGAGCATCAAGTAGAACAAGGGTTCTCATATGTTAAATAATCTTAGAAGCTCAGATGATCATAATGAAGCCAAAAGAGTTGcctattaattagttttaacGTGTATCCTACCTTGACAAGACTAGCAACAAGGTTTAGTAAACTCATCTTGTTGTACTCCCAAAGTATAGGAAGCTGCCATAAACACACACAAAAATAATTGATCAACAGAACAGTTACAAGATTGACATGAAATAGAGAACACATGGACAAGGAGATGTATTGATAATTTTGAGAAATACAGCTTAAAAGAAATCCAGACCTCATCGGCGTTAGGCCATTTGATGTCACTGACCTCTAAGGTCAATTCAAAACAGCCAGCATGTATATAGTTCCAGTCTTGCATTCCACCATAAATTGGATACCTATAGCCACCGTTGATTTAGAAATGGCTGatagaaaaaagaagaaaatcgAAAAAAGTGGCACTTTAAGGAGAACAAATTAAGCAGCCTTAAACAATCTTCCAAGAAATGTACAAggtattttattctaaatacaAGATAGGTCAGAATTTTCATACCAAGATGCTCCATTTGTAATTCCCCCAGGAAATTCTTTGCTCAAAGACATGTTATGATGAGAATTGCTGTATATGCTTGCCATGAATCGAAATGTGTCATCATCAGGACATGAATAGTAATATTTCCTGAAATTTGTTCATGAAAAAGCTTAGTCCACGAAAGGAAAGCCCTCTTCAAGGCATAAATGAACAAACTAATAGCTTCCCAGTATCATACAATCACAGCCTGCTATCCATAGCAAAGAGAAAACAGCAACAATGAAATATGCAACAATAAAGCAATGCCTGAGAAGCATGACCTAGAATTTAGGAAGATACAAGTTCTTTACTTATCACAAAAGCACCACGGATCCAAAAGcatttagtatataaaaaaatgatatggtTAGCTCAGCTCTTGCATcttaaaaaatgatataaaaccACAGCATACATATACAGATATACTATAGTAATCCTGAAATACAGACAAAGAACTTCACAAGGAAATAGTTGCTTGAAAGCCTAATTGTGCCAGTGGTATATAATGCTACATGTAGTAAGCCGTGGAAGGGGGGTAAAAGTTGAAATAGACTAGGATGAGAGTGGGTTGTAATAAATACAATGGCTAAACTTGAAATAGACTGACATAAGAGTGGAGTTTTGCAGCTACAGGGGAGGCCAACTGAAAATATGAACAAATTTAAAGGGGCTATAATaccaattttcttaaaaaaatcttaaatctTGTGGAAGTTCTTGGCTACACCTAGTCCACCCCGCCATAAAGTGTCAATGAACCAATAAGCCATCAAATAGAGAAGTATTTGAtgccaaatttaataaatataaaaagagcaataatataaatataagggGTTCCGGATAAGCCTAGATTTATGCTCGAGTTCCAATGTCCCACAAAAGAGAGAAATCTAGACCGTACCAGTAAAAAAACATCATCATAAAATGTCAAAAGGACCCAAGAAAACTTACTGTCCTTCAATAAAGTTGCTTTTGACTTTTATTAATACAAGGACTTACAATCGacacaaaaagaaaattcaagaaCCAATATGTGCAATGGATTTGAAGGCATGTCATAAATACAGATTATTACCGTTTATCCTCTGTACCATCCCATGGATAATTTGCAACAAGTGCACCCTGTAATATACAAATAGGTATCATTTGGAAGTAGCCACATCCATACACTAATTAATGAACAAACTATCAAAATGTGTGAAAGCCCAGAGAATAAACATAGATCACATTTTCCGAATTGGTTGATATGACCTAAAATAGAAGAAGCAAGCAGAAGTAAATCAAGAAAGAACACAGAAAAAAAAGGATTTTACTCAAGCAATTCCATCACTTTTGGGGCATGTCTTGTTTGAGGATGAGTAAATGCGAAATTATTTACATACAAGTTTGCTGTTTCTGTTGGTTTAGTTGCTTTTCTCACTAAAAAAGAATGTGTTGATAAAAGAGAGaatagaattaattaaaataggaAGATTAGGATCCTCAACTAAAGAATTTGAGGAAACATGAGAAAACATTTAGACACAGTGGAAAGCTATCCATCTCACTGGTTGCAAGTCAAAAACACCTGTTTTAAAACCACATCAAAAATTACCAGAACCTAAGACTTTTACAGACTTTTGTTATGCAATCTACAAAGGAAAAGTTTTATCTCTTAACCTGATAGACATTAAAAGTCAAAGAAACAGTAAAGTCTCCTAAACAAATTGTACGGCAGAGATTAACTGATAGTATTAAAAGAAGAAGCAAGGTTTGAGACAAGATCGTACACTTTACCAAGTGGTAGCATGAGAGAAGATGTAGTCTTACCCCATGCAAAGTGGCAGATGCTGTGAAATGTATCTCTCTCAACCAGTTCataattgcttttgtttcagGTTGACGCACGTCTACGTTGTTATTCATGAGAAAGAACTGGCAATTTATTTGTGGTAGTCAATATTGATTTAACATCAGACTTCAAGAAAGGCGTAATACTAAAATCAATCAAGTCTACCAATGAGATCTGACCACAAGTTCAAACAGTGTATCATGCAGAATACTTCAATGAAACATCCCTTTGCATGGGAATCGAATTTGTAAAATATTGAATCTAAACTAAATTACTTAATTCTTTCTAACATTTTGAGCAGATAAGATAATTTCTAGAGGATAATATCATGGTAATCCATTTGGGTTTTAATTATGAAATGCAATCTTTCTTAAAAGGTAGGATGGATCCCAAAACTCTTCCAAATGAAATCCTATTGAAACTACAATATACAGTAGGTTCCTCACAAATATTCAGTGGCACAGTGAATCTTACACTACTTCCTCCATTTTTTCCCCCTTCCCTATCTacctttttgtttgttttatacAGGTGCAAGCAAAGAATTTCCatgaaaatactaaaaatttgaattccTCAAACAATGATATATCCAGAACATAAATTAAGTGCTCCACAATTTTACTTTCACTAAGATTGTGACTCACATTTCAATAAGATACACATGCTATAGTAAGTCCTGGAAGTTTAGATTATCTCATTGATTCTATAATGCAAGCTACAAGAAAAGGACAAACCTGGTCAGGAAAATCTCGATTTAGATCGACATTGTTTGCATTGCCACGTCTCCTCAATGAAAATCCATCAGGATTCATTGATGGAAGAATATGAAGGTGAACACTTTCTACTATCATTCGGACCTATGGGGAAATGAATCAAGATTTCAAGAAAATTACTTATTTAAGTGAAAGATATACACTACCAGctaaaattaatacatattCATAAAATTAGACACTCAAGAAAAgtctattattaaatttaattttacagAAGAATCAGATAAAAGGATGATATTAAAAATGAATGTTTACAGGTCAGTGATATCAAATGCGTACAAAAATATATCATctaaagaagaaataaaatttcttaatttacTGAAGCAAAGAAAAAGGGGTTACGGaaaaagattttgaaatgtaaatatGCATGGACAGACATATGGACAACGTATGTTGCAAGATCTAAATAGGCTTATTTGATGGTACTAAATTTAACTTCATTTGGCACGAGAAAAATACATTAACATAGCTAGAAGATGAATTTTTGTAATGGAAGAGTCATAGGTGCAAAGGAGAAGATGAAAGCGTAGATGGCAGTTGCAAAAGTTCTAGTTCAACTATTGTGTACAGCAAATATGAGTATTTTAAAAAGAACATCATGAAATAACCAAGTATCCAAGAAATAAAGAGTTTATAAATGACAAGTATAAACCAAACAATCATGCCAATActatttataaatatgaaacaaattcattgGCAGCATCACAAATTGAATGGTTGTACAAAGTAAGATGAAGAGGAAAATACCAACGGATCCTTCACATGGTTATCACAAATCCAGTTAGCAAGACGGATCAAAAGTTCACGACCTACAGGTTCATCTCCATGCACATTTCCAATATACTGCATAAAGtgattaaatattaaacaaCTCAAAATCAATATTAGGAGGGAAAATGTAGTGACATCAAAAGAATCCAAAAAAGAAAATGCACTTCCAAATAAAAAGGAACTTCAATCTCTAGatctaacaaaaaaataacatcCTCAATTGGTTAACAAACATATAACAGGAAGAAATGATTAGTTATCAGGCAAGTTCTTAAActacaaaaacagaaaatatccTTATCAAGCTTCTGTTCATTTTAGATGCAGAGAAGAGAACAGATAATATTACTGCAAATGGATGATTCATTATTATAAACAGCATAAAATGGATTACTGGAAGTTACAACATATTTTGACGAGCGAGACGGGGTGTATCATTCATTTACCTTGAATGCAGGTTCAGGCTCTTCCTCTCCAGGCTTATCAGAGATCTCAATAACCCACTAAGAAAACAATAGcgaaaaatctttaaaactAGAAAAATAAAACTACATAATTGATGAAGCTAACACGAGTGTTAAAGCATTACCAGCGGAATGCCATTCACACTCTTTCCGATACTGATATATTCATCCCAAATCCAAGAAAATCCCTCAAAGagagaaataaaattaagaaaattaacaAGTCAGCATGAAAAAAACGACATGAAAACACAATAAAACGAGAACAAAGCAGTGAATTTAGTAGTAATCACCTATAAATCCTAGAAATATTACTGCATCTTTTACCGAATTCCTTCACAACCTTCTCAAGATCAGAGTTGGTTAAATACCCACGTCCCTTATCAACACTGTAAACACAAACAATAGGCATTGAGAGACAAATTTGAgaatcaaaaagtaaaaaaaaaaaagagtgttTATATTAGATTACCTGTTTGGAGATTGATTATCGTCAGCTAAAAACCGCCTCCAGGAAACATCATAATCAGTAGTATTACCATTGATCAAACCTGTTGAGATCAAATAAGCATATAAAGTCAAAGAAGCTGAAAAAAGTCAACgaattagaattaaaaattagaattagaaaAGGATGTACCCGGAGGAAGAGAGGCGAGTTCGGCACCTCTAGAAATGGAGAAGGGAAGCAGAGAGAAGAAATAGAGGGAGAAAAAGAGGATACAAATTGAAAGCTTCATTTTTATTTGGTGTTAGATTACATTTACAATTTGAGAGGTTGTTTCAGGTGATCATTGTGTTGGTGTTTGAATTCTATGGATTTATTTTCAGGTGTCTGTAATGGGGACGTCGACAGAATGTTGAAAAGTGAAAGATGGAAGATCGCACCGTTGATCGGCACTTTTGGCCTGACGGAAGCAACACAATGGGAGGGAATACATATGGACTTGGGCTTCTGATTAGAGGCTTTTTCGGGCTACATATTGGGCTTTCATTTATAGGTATTTACCAATCATTTTAGTTCTCTACAGAAATATTGAaacaattattataaatatttgttttaagaaaaatggtttaaaatcgttagaatttaattttgtaTGTTAAATACTTAAAGTGATACAAATATCATGATGATGTAACAATTTATCTAGTACTCCATCAAAGGAAAATGTGCAAATCCACACTCAATTATTTGCATTTGCAGAAAGCAATTTTGGCAACAAGATTTGGTTTTCCATAAATAGCCCATATCTCATAGTTTCAGGCCAATTTGATCCCCATCTCGTAGTCAACACTCAGCATTTAAATAACGTAATCAGCATTCCAATAATCTAATCTAATCAATTCAGATTCAGATAACACATACAGACATATATGTATAAGCAATTAAAAGCAGCGGGATCCAGCAGTTGGCTTGCACAAAGATGTCTCAAGATTTGTAGCAGAACCGCAATCTTGAATCAACATTATCATATTCTCCATGCAAAGTGCTTCACAAGGCACTGTAATTGGTCCATTTCTGGGTAATCCATATTCTTGTTTAGCTAGTTCCAACAGCTCTCTAAACACTTGACTTTTAAGATACTTCAATGGAACTACGAATCGGCTTTGATCAGCTGTGTACACTACAAAATGACCCTTATCAGCAACCAATGAAATTCTCTTCCTTTTTCTTTCTGAACCAATCATTCTAAAGAAAATGAAACCAACTTTTTTATGGCTATAGGATTCAGGAAGAAGAAGCTTGTGTTTATAATGTTGAGTACACTCAATAAAACAAGAGATTTAGCTGATAACAATGTGAATTGCAAGGCATATATATGACtgaaaatatgatttaaaagtACAATCTTGTACTATAGTAGATTTGCTAAGCACCAAAGAAAAGGATATATTTAATTTGCTTCCCTACAAAAGAATGTAATCTAGGGGACTTCGAATGCAACtcgctttaaaacatttaagtTTTAAAACTCGATTCAAATTCggtcttattttatttaaagagTTCAAACTCAACAACGCAAATGAGAATTGAACTCGATTCACCTCAATCATCTAAGTACATCTTCTCAAGTAGTTCGATTGGAACTTAATTGATACATCCAATTGATTTCGAGtatttttttgaatcaattatAAATAACTTATAAATTTGGTGGATTAGGTCCCTAATCTAGACCAACTTTACTAAAATGGCCCCAGAAATAGAGagatgataaaaataaaaataaaaatcattttttttatcaaagatggTTATCGACTCTTTTGAGTCTCTGCTGTTAGTTATTAGTTACggaggcgtggttcgaacccacaacctcttgaTGCACTAATGAAAAAATGTCCAAAAACTTTCATTTTCAACATTTTACTTTAACAATGAGCAGATTTTGGCATCAGTGCGTAAAACATGGCCTTTATAACATTGCAAGAGACATAGCTATAAATGAGTCTAAATTATAGGAATTAGAGATATTCTCCAACTCTTGTGTATTACCCAAATTATGTCACTTTCCCAGCAGCTGCATTTGATTTTGACATTGAACCAAAAATCAactttaaaattgacaaaacgGATTGAAAGACTAAATTTTATGAAAGTATACATGCCAAACTAACAGAATTGGTAGCTTAATTCAGTCTTTTTTTCAGTTAACAAGACCTAAACAGGCTATATTATatagttatttaaattaaattggtaaaaaagttgaaaaaagtatttattttgatgtaactgaatcaaattttaatcaataactaaataaaaccaaattgaataaatcaaaatagttaaatagtcaaatcaaaccaaattttttacaTGAGCCCAATTATCAGAGTACATGTTCTCAAACTCCAGTAAGCGGCAGTTTAAGGACAGATGAACCAAATAGTAGTAAAATAGCGAAACATGTAATTATCATCCAGCCGTCCAGTCTCTTGTTCAAAACAACATAATCACCGATCTAAGACAAGAGTCATAGTATGAAACCCACCTATGACAACAGAAGGTGACACGTGTAGAGTTAAGCAAGGAACACATACCTTGAATATTTGGTGATGGAGGATTTAAATAATGAGTTCTTAGTTTTTGTCTTagtaaattgttaatttaataaTCTAGCTTTACAACTATACACCGACAAATTCGTGATTAGCCAATGAGGTTTAATACTAGTATTTTATTGTGAGTGCTTAACCGACTTTTTACTCTTCTTTACTTTATCATCCTTGTGCTTATTCTGGAATGTTCTTATTAAAATTGTTCAAATCATAATCACTGATTAAAACTTGTCTTTAATTATAATGACATTTAACCGATCAACATGATGGGCTAGTGAtcgaattaattgattaaattttgtatCTATTGATAtcataaaagttttaaaaaaatatacagtcGACCCTTTAATAGTTAATACTATTCTATAagttaataattctaataattaatagaaaactaagagaaccaacttcgttccacgtcggataattaatcattttattatttaataattaataaaatttaaaatatattctacatgaatattaattattagagagatttttttaaagaaatatataacaattgatgatttatttgaggtaatactaaccttaattcataaagtgtaAGTTAAAATAcctcaaattatgatttttttattcttttgagaaattttaaaagaagttattagataaaaaaattaaaataagtaaagtatctctagtataaaaaaaaaattattttactttgtgaatacaacttcttagtaattattttttagtttgatatcaatagatatttcttaaattgaatataaatttatttcttttaaattgagtgattgtaaagtgtatttagttagtttttttataatataatattaatattaggtctattaacGTAGATGCTTTaagatatcttttataattttttttatataaatttaataaattaataattctaataattaataaatttttgatccaccatgtgtattaattgtCAGAGAGTCGACTGTATTCCTTTTTCATattcattgatttttttttaataactataCTTCCTGTTTTCCATTTTATttcatacaaaaaatataaaaacatttttttatgttttatcctATGTAATTGTTTTTTCATAGATTTTTTTTCAGATGACTAATGAAAGGTAGAAGGTAAAATTCAGTATAAAGctactctaaaaataaaaataaaattccctGCAAAAATGTTATGGCGTTGGTGTCGGTGGTAATCTCACTCTTTTAGGAAGGTTGTTGATATGTTTTTTCAAATTGTGGGCGATTTTGATCCACTTTTGTAAATTTGGGTGTATTTAATACTTCGTGTCATGTTCAATGGGATTTTTAATcctttattcattttaaattaggTTCAAGTTTTGCATGTGCTCGATTCGAGCCTAGCCTTTACTATTTAATTCAAGTGTCAtgcaataaaatttaattaatcacaaaaatttacatataaaaaatgaattcaATGTGAATTTATATTCGAACTGGATTTGGTATACAAAATAATATCGAATTTTAGTCTAAGCATGTCGGATTGGAACGAGCCAAACGATTATTCAGCCAATGATACGGTCTAGACATgataaaataattcataaaaagaatacATTTTAAATACAATATCAAGTCGAGGGACCTAAATGTATGTTTTTCCATGTAAGTATGTTATGTTGTCATGGTATGTATGTAACAAACATAGCAAATTAACCATGATTACGGTGATGattagaaagaaaataaaaaaaatgtagtgGAGAACACAGTAGGTGATATGCTGTAAAGACCAAGTGGGCGGGTGTGTTTGTAAAGATTAGATCAAAATCATAAagatatgtataatatatattcCTAGCACCATATTCCGCCACGtgtattttcaaataatttcttCCATTAGATCTATACCTCCTCTCTTATTGGGTACACGTCGCCTACTTTCtccttttcatttttattattatcatttttgttttaaataaaatttacaaaacagaAAAAGATAAACGCACAAATATCTAAAACTCAAAGGCAGGCGCCTTCGACTAGATATTTATGAGCATCTTTGCCCGCCATCTCTTGCCCGTGATTTTTTCTTCACTGAAGCTCACCACGTGTCCCCTATACGACGGTTTGATGAACTTTTTGGGCAGTGTAGATGACCGTTGTTGTGTTTTTTAACATGATAATAAGCGGGGTCCACTTAGGATATTCTGTTTGTGCTTATAAGATGCGAAGCTAtaggaaatgaaaaaaaaaatggggGTGTAACTTTCATCTAACTCGTTGTAAGTTAAAATTCATTACGAATATTAAAGTATAAATGATGAGCGTCATATAATAAGCATATAATCTTTTTGaattaatactaaaaaaataaaccacaattcaaaatacaaataaaaaacaatcgAAAGTAAAAAAACCTAAGTATAAATCTCATAGAACTAACACAAAATGAATAAAGTTCCGTTGAACGGGGGTATATTTATTAAAGTCTCTGATCGATCCGTTGaaatctattattttttgtatCTTTATCTTCAATGAAATTCTTAAAAAAGATAGATCTAAAAAATTTTCAATCTTTTAGATctataaaaacttaaatttaaagcgcaaacaaatattaaagattcttaaaatatttaacaattgAACCATCGGAGAAGAAAAAACCATAAAGTTTTAttcaatcaaaatttaaaaaaaaaactcaaatttaaaaataaactttcaTAGCAAAGACTTATTGAATCAAATAATagagatttaaaataaattgtagtATGGGTGGAAAGAAGATGATTTTCCAACTAAGCACGAAAAAATAGCATTCCATCCTCAaaaagatgaaaatgaaaagaatTTTTCTTTAGAAAAAAGAGAgcaaatttattaaaaagtgAATATGTTTTATCAACTTTTATCTAACTCGTtagttattattaatatatctgAATCTCTGCTTGCCAGCACGACATCctagataatattttttaaatttcaaatcatatataatttaatttcaatttgatcaagtttataaattacatcaattaattagtttaaattaatttaataataagcttataaattaaaaatttagaatttgtagatcacttatgaatttaaataaattataattatattttttaaataataaattttaataaatacattaaagtaaaaatatttaaatgaataaaaaaaatatatgagattaatttgtaaataacatgtttataaataaatcaaattaaatagtgtatataaattgaaaatcatAAACATGAtttcttaataataattttaaggtTAATTGTAAAcataatcataaattttagcgtgttttgcagtTACAAaatgaactttaaaacttgataAAATCAGTTCcaactttaatttcttggcaaattaaaacattaactaaTCATGGATTAAAAAATGCGCTAACGTGAATGTATATTATAGTATCCaagtaagt
This region of Mercurialis annua linkage group LG1-X, ddMerAnnu1.2, whole genome shotgun sequence genomic DNA includes:
- the LOC126664800 gene encoding carboxypeptidase SOL1 is translated as MKLSICILFFSLYFFSLLPFSISRGAELASLPPGLINGNTTDYDVSWRRFLADDNQSPNSVDKGRGYLTNSDLEKVVKEFGKRCSNISRIYSIGKSVNGIPLWVIEISDKPGEEEPEPAFKYIGNVHGDEPVGRELLIRLANWICDNHVKDPLVRMIVESVHLHILPSMNPDGFSLRRRGNANNVDLNRDFPDQFFLMNNNVDVRQPETKAIMNWLREIHFTASATLHGGALVANYPWDGTEDKRKYYYSCPDDDTFRFMASIYSNSHHNMSLSKEFPGGITNGASWYPIYGGMQDWNYIHAGCFELTLEVSDIKWPNADELPILWEYNKMSLLNLVASLVKTGIHGRLFSSDRGRPLPGSIIIKGINYTVKAGRGLGNYHRLLTPGERYEVTASMPGYKSKTTCISSGEAAMTLDFILDPDVTSEGARNSIYECSCKAKSGLEVFGEVHLELYIILIIVLAFLCFLLVRRMKLNFLNHRQIPKKSIQA
- the LOC126675403 gene encoding auxin-responsive protein SAUR64-like; translation: MIGSERKRKRISLVADKGHFVVYTADQSRFVVPLKYLKSQVFRELLELAKQEYGLPRNGPITVPCEALCMENMIMLIQDCGSATNLETSLCKPTAGSRCF